TTCCGGGTCCGTGAAGGATGCGTTGGAATTGCTCGAGGCGGCGGTCCGCGCGGCGGATGAAGCGGTCAGGAAAACTCCCGAACAACTTCCGATCCTGAAACAGGCAGGCGTGGTGGATTCGGGCGGAAAAGGCTTGTTCTTTTTCATGGAGGGAATGCTGCGGCATGTTTACGGCGAGTCGCTTGAAACGCCGACGATGCAGGTCCAATCGCTCTCGGCGATGAGTTTGGAAGGCGCGATGGAGGAAGTGGAGGAGGGACAGGATTATGAAGTGGTCGTTGATTTTGTCCCGACCGGCGAGCTAGACCTGCATGGATTTTATGGAAAACTTGAAGAGATGGGCACGTCGATCCAGGTGGGCGAAGGGGATGGGATGTATCGCATGCATATCCACGTCCCGACCGAGAACCGTTATACGCCCATCGATTACATCATGGGAATCGGCACCGTGACGAAGGTCGCCATCGAAAATTTGATGGCGCAGATGGATGATATTCAGAAAGGCAAGTCTTCGCAGATTCAGTTCAGCACGGTGGAACCTGGAAATATTGCCGTGGTGGTCGTCTCGCCGGGAACGGGAATCAGCCGCATCTTTGCCAGCCTCGGGGTTGCCGCCGTTGTGGAGGGCGGACAGACGATGAATCCCTCCACGCAGGATATTTTGGGTTCGTTCGAGAATATGCCGACGGATAAAGTGATCATTCTGCCGAATAATAAAAATATCATCATGGCGGCGAACCAGGCGAAGGAAGTCACTGTGAAGAACGTGCAGGTGGTTCCAACCCGCACCGTTCCGCAGGGACTTGCCGCCATGCTTTCGTTCGACCCGGCTGGCGATGTGGAAGCGGTCGCCGCTAAGATGAACCGCGCGATGAACAATGCGAAGACTGGCGAGATCACCGTCGCCACACGTTCGGTGGAGATCGACGGGGTAACGGTGAAAGAGGGACAGGTGATCTCTCTTCTGGATGGCAAACTCGTCGCTTCCGCCGATTCCATCGAAAAAGGGGTGTTCGAACTGCTCGAAAAAGCGGAAGCGGGTCAATGCGAGATCGTCACCCTTTTTTTTGGAGCGGATCTATCTCATGCCGACGCCAACCGGGTCGCGGATCACGTCCATGAAAAATACTCCAATCTCGAGGTCGAGGTCCAGGAGGGGGGGCAGCCGCATTATCAATTTATACTTTCGATTGAATGATTTTTGGAATGAAAAGTGACTGTCACCTTCAAGGTGACAGTCACTTTTTTTTCCGTGGCGGCTCTCATTATTTTTGTGTCACCATCTTGTACACGGACTTGATGGCCTCCACCAACGTTCCTAAAACGGCAAATCCGAGCGCGAACTTGATTGCGGTGTGAGCCAATTGGTTAATCTTCCCGGCGGCGTCGGGGTCGGTGATGCCGCCTGACGCCATAGATTCGGGCGTCAGAGCCAGGATGGACGGTCCCATCAACAGCATGACGATGATGAAGATCTGAACCAGCTTGATGCCGATGGAAAAGAGTCTGGCACCGTTCGTCCACTTGCCTGAGCGTAACAACATGCCGTTCAGAACGATTTCGGCAACCCATACGACATTCAGCAGAGGCAGCCAGCGGAAGAAGGCTTCGGAGAGCAGCGGCATGACCTGCCAGCCATCGCCGTTCAAGTAGTAGATGCCGATCAACTGAGGGTTAAAGTTGAAGATGCTCAGCGCGATGAAGGTGAAGACAATCGCGAGGATCGGCTCCCAAATCTTGACCTCGTCCGGTTCCGGCTCCCTCTTGAGCGCGGCAGGATCCCATTCCTTGTCTTCGTCCATTTTGAAATCGGCGGCGGGCGCGAAGCGTT
This portion of the Anaerolineales bacterium genome encodes:
- a CDS encoding DAK2 domain-containing protein → MAIDTARVEKLRKRTVDGQAFKRLVEAGLTWLRTNQQVVNALNVFPVPDGDTGTNMSLTLQAAWNEIKDKGTRHLGEMAGAFSKGALMGARGNSGVITSQILRGFSRAVHESESLDIQTFVKALGEARDTAYKGVVKPVEGTILTVIKETANAAESASGSVKDALELLEAAVRAADEAVRKTPEQLPILKQAGVVDSGGKGLFFFMEGMLRHVYGESLETPTMQVQSLSAMSLEGAMEEVEEGQDYEVVVDFVPTGELDLHGFYGKLEEMGTSIQVGEGDGMYRMHIHVPTENRYTPIDYIMGIGTVTKVAIENLMAQMDDIQKGKSSQIQFSTVEPGNIAVVVVSPGTGISRIFASLGVAAVVEGGQTMNPSTQDILGSFENMPTDKVIILPNNKNIIMAANQAKEVTVKNVQVVPTRTVPQGLAAMLSFDPAGDVEAVAAKMNRAMNNAKTGEITVATRSVEIDGVTVKEGQVISLLDGKLVASADSIEKGVFELLEKAEAGQCEIVTLFFGADLSHADANRVADHVHEKYSNLEVEVQEGGQPHYQFILSIE